One segment of Monomorium pharaonis isolate MP-MQ-018 chromosome 6, ASM1337386v2, whole genome shotgun sequence DNA contains the following:
- the LOC105835198 gene encoding E3 ubiquitin-protein ligase MARCHF6, with protein MTEDMLGADICRVCRSEGLADRPLFHPCICTGSIKWIHQECLVQWMRYSRKEYCELCGYRFSFTPIYSPDMPRRLPLRDVVGGLFSSIVTAVKYWLHYTLVAIAWLGIVPLTACRTYRALFSGPLDLVRIMSLPMDMLSTENISSDVFHGCFVVTCTLFAFIGLVWLREQILHAGGPDWLERDVQLPPVDNPPQANAQRPHQPQEQRAMPQEVQDNNNIPPFIDPPIPQEGELHNEDQRPIYREAENLANNPRIGEPEDLMGDIQAPAPAAPPLPIRDELGVDGGQANAAGGERWARHAAVQAHLVGQGEAEEANWNPMEWDRQAEELTWERLLGLDGSLVFLEHVFWVVSLNTLFIMVFAFCPYHIGHFTIAGLGLQEHAAASHFEGLVTTLCGYCVIGVCLVVLHTLAAVLGFQRSQRILGLCYVIVKVSLLSVVEIGVLPLVCGWWLDICSLAMFDATLRDRESSFRLAPGTSMFIHWLVGMVYIYYFASFILLLREVLRPGVLWFLRNLNDPDFSPIQEMIHLPILRHVRRLVASAIIFGTAILLMLWLPVKILRWAWPGFLPYTVTVQSEAQVSELSLELLLLQVILPALLEQSHTRTWLKALVRAWCRVVAWMLDLQSYLLRDQADDPGPAVIEEPQHPDLGAAHQALLQREGPTGFQPYVRPRWFPARLIGLLFCVCVSLVIASLIAMTLPVWLGRRVMALWMVGAPAPSPPVLAPTLTGSDGGETVGSLSGRVHEVYTIACGTYVCWAAARGLALAFSWLPRGRRAIVDRIKHWAILAVKASVAFVLLVGVIPLLFGLLLELVVVVPLRVPLEQNPILFIWQDWALGVLYTKIATAVTMMGPDWRIRLAIERAYNEGIREMDLKFVIKELAAPVICCFGLALAVPYAVAYGIVPLFVTNLQTQILIARRLYPFLLLVNLVGAVICFQVRQFKKLYEHIKNDKYLVGQRLVNYEHRNKSQTQHQSQRPS; from the exons ATGACGGAGGACATGTTGGGTGCGGACATTTGCAGGGTCTGTCGGTCAGAGGGCCTGGCCGACAGACCCCTGTTTCATCCCTGTATATGCACGGGCAGCATCAAATGGATACATCAGGAATGTCTGGTACAGTGGATGCGCTACTCGCGCAAGGAGTATTGCGAGCTCTGCGGTTACCGCTTCTCGTTCACGCCTATATACAGTCCGGACATGCCACGGCGTTTACCGCTAAGGGACGTTGTTGGCGGTTTGTTCTCAAGCATCGTCACCGCCGTGAAATACTGGCTGCATTACACACTGGTGGCGATCGCTTGGCTAGGAATCGTCCCTCTAACCGCGTGTCGCACGTACAGAGCTCTCTTCAGCGGGCCGCTTGATTTAGTTCGG ATAATGTCTTTACCAATGGATATGCTTTCTACCGAGAATATATCATCGGACGTGTTTCACGGTTGCTTTGTAGTTACTTGCACTTTGTTCGCGTTCATCGGCCTGGTGTGGCTACGCGAGCAGATTTTACACGCGGGCGGTCCCGACTGGCTTGAGAGAGATGTACAGTTACCACCAGTCGACAATCCACCACAAGCAAACGCACAACGACCACATCAACCTCAGGAACAGCGCGCTATGCCGCAAGAAGTTCAggataacaataatattccTCCTTTCATTGATCCGCCTATCCCACAAGAAGGAGAATTACATAATGAAG ATCAACGTCCCATATACCGAGAAGCAGAAAATTTAGCCAATAATCCACGAATTGGCGAACCTGAGGATCTAATGGGCGATATACAAGCACCAGCTCCTGCCGCACCACCCCTTCCAATCAGGGACGAACTCGGCGTAGATGGTGGTCAGGCGAATGCTGCGGGTGGCGAGCGTTGGGCGAGACACGCGGCAGTGCAGGCACACCTGGTAGGACAAGGTGAGGCCGAGGAGGCCAATTGGAATCCTATGGAATGGGATAGACAAGCGGAGGAATTAACTTGGGAACGTCTCTTAGGATTGGATGGATCTCTTGTCTTTCTTGAACATGTCTTCTGGGTTGTGTCCCTAAACACCTTATTTATCATG GTATTTGCTTTCTGTCCTTATCATATCGGTCATTTTACGATAGCGGGATTGGGTCTGCAGGAACACGCGGCTGCGTCGCATTTTGAAGGTCTGGTGACTACGTTGTGCGGATACTGCGTTATTGGAGTTTGTCTGGTGGTCCTCCACACTCTCGCCGCAGTATTAGGCTTTCAACGCTCCCAACGTATCTTAGGACTCTGTTACGTTATCGTCAAAGTCTCTTTGCTCTCGGTCGTAGAGATCGGCGTACTTCCATTAGTTTGTGGTTGGTGGTTGGACATCTGCTCGCTGGCGATGTTCGACGCTACGCTCCGAGATAGAGAATCCTCATTTAGACTCGCTCCCGGCACGTCCATGTTTATTCATTGGCTAGTGGGGATggtttacatatattatttcgcGTCGTTTATTCTTCTCTTACGCGAGGTTCTGCGGCCCGGCGTTCTCTGGTTTCTGCGAAATTTGAACGATCCCGATTTCTCTCCTATACAAGAAATGATACATCTTCCCATATTGCGACACGTACGACGACTAGTCGCGTCCGCAATCATATTCGGTACGGCAATTTTACTGATGCTGTGGTTGCCCGTGAAGATCTTGAGATGGGCTTGGCCAGGATTTTTACCCTACACTGTGACTGTACAAAGCGAAGCTCAG GTCAGTGAACTCTCATTGGAGCTACTTCTGTTGCAAGTGATCCTTCCCGCGTTGTTAGAACAgtcgcacacacgcacatggTTGAAAGCCCTAGTAAGAGCATGGTGCCGCGTGGTAGCGTGGATGCTGGATCTGCAATCGTATCTTCTGCGGGATCAGGCGGATGATCCGGGACCAGCGGTGATCGAGGAGCCGCAACATCCGGACTTGGGTGCCGCGCATCAAGCGTTGCTGCAGAGAGAGGGACCCACAGGATTTCAACCATATGTCAGACCACGATGGTTTCCTGCAAGATTAATCGGGCTACTATTCTGCGTTTGCGTGTCCCTCGTGATTGCTAGTTTAATCGCTATGACGCTGCCCGTATGGCTTGGACGCAGAGTGATGGCATTGTGGATGGTAGGGGCGCCTGCTCCGTCTCCGCCTGTATTAGCGCCTACATTAACTGGTTCCG ATGGTGGCGAAACTGTTGGTTCTTTATCCGGAAGAGTACACGAGGTATACACGATAGCCTGCGGGACATACGTATGTTGGGCCGCGGCTCGAGGCTTAGCATTGGCATTTTCCTGGCTGCCCCGCGGCCGAAGGGCCATCGTAGATCGGATCAAACACTGGGCAATCTTGGCCGTGAAGGCCTCAGTGGCGTTCGTGCTACTTGTCGGAGTTATACCGCTCCTATTCGGTCTTCTTCTTGAATTAGTTGTGGTGGTTCCATTGCGTGTCCCATTAGAACAAAATCCCATCTTATTTATCTGGCAAGATTGGGCCTTGGGCGTATTATATACGAAAATAGCCACCGCCGTAACGATGATGGGACCGGATTGGCGAATACGTCTTGCTATCGAACGAGCGTACAATGAAGGGATAAGGGAAATGGATTTGAAATTTGTCATCAAGGAATTAGCGGCCCCTGTAATATGTTGCTTCGGCCTCGCTCTCGCGGTTCCTTACGCCGTGGCCTACGGAATAGTTCCACTTTTTGTGACTAATCTGCAGACCCAGATTCTCATCGCCAGACGTCTAtatccttttcttcttttagtAAATCTGGTCGGCGCAGTAATCTGCTTTCAGGTACGTCAGTTCAAGAAGCTGTACGAGCATATTAAGAATGACAAGTATCTCGTGGGGCAAAGGCTCGTGAATTATGAGCATCGTAATAAATCACAGACCCAGCATCAATCACAAAGACCGAGCTAA